The Ziziphus jujuba cultivar Dongzao chromosome 7, ASM3175591v1 genome includes a region encoding these proteins:
- the LOC107424837 gene encoding uncharacterized protein LOC107424837, which yields MEATKMLLFSTPFSTANTLNRAHIRKTPRWHAPLKVQSMAKESSDESGGGIIEKVAIAGGLVSTPVIGWSLYTLKTTGCGLPPGPGGSIGALEGVSYLAVVGILAWSVYTKAKTGSGLPNGPFGLLGAVEGLSYLSALAILVVFGLQYLEQGSIPGPLPSDQCFG from the coding sequence ATGGAAGCCACCAAGATGCTGCTGTTCTCGACACCTTTTTCAACGGCCAATACTTTGAACCGCGCGCACATAAGAAAAACACCAAGATGGCATGCCCCACTGAAGGTCCAAAGCATGGCAAAGGAAAGCAGCGATGAAAGCGGCGGTGGCATTATAGAGAAAGTAGCCATAGCCGGTGGCTTGGTCTCGACCCCGGTCATTGGTTGGTCGCTCTACACCCTCAAGACCACCGGCTGTGGCCTGCCACCTGGACCCGGTGGCTCGATAGGTGCGCTGGAGGGCGTGAGCTATTTAGCAGTTGTGGGAATCTTGGCTTGGTCAGTGTATACTAAAGCCAAAACCGGTTCCGGTCTGCCTAATGGACCATTTGGATTACTGGGTGCCGTTGAAGGTCTTTCATATTTATCAGCGTTGGCCATTTTGGTGGTGTTTGGTTTGCAGTACTTGGAACAGGGTTCCATTCCAGGTCCCCTCCCCAGTGACCAGTGCTTCGGTTGA
- the LOC107424813 gene encoding F-box protein At5g07610 isoform X3, which translates to MDRGKKENQFITNKNSKIYMDLKDIIREHVLSFLPAKSLSRFRAVCRDWKLQISTPFFAHNQSNGFHEISGFFCQSGSNPPSFISLDPAAYGVPDPSLKFLPEPVDIRTSSNGLLCCQGLRGLNAYYICNPVTKQWKMLPKPNASHGSDPALVLIFEPSVLNFVADYKLICAFPSVDFDNGYEFEIYSSREGVWKVFGEIYFGNKKLLPRSGVHVNGIIYWQATDGGIVVFDLVMERTQLLYGDYDSYNGYRSGTLGMMNGKLCLTKVHQPGLVVLVLSNAYKNTMQMRSNVKTWEQKHQICLSSSVLSGAASNDPNGRNVLFAGGNIILVRSGGKLYSYDMKTKAVQCLLDELDQGARAVAYVNSLVEI; encoded by the coding sequence ATGGAtcgaggaaagaaagaaaatcagtTTATTACTAACAAGAACAGTAAGATCTACATGGATCTCAAAGACATTATTAGGGAGCATGTCCTCTCATTTCTTCCTGCCAAATCACTTTCCAGATTCAGAGCAGTTTGTAGGGACTGGAAGCTTCAGATTTCTACTCCTTTCTTTGCTCACAACCagtcaaatggttttcacgaaATTTCTGGCTTTTTCTGCCAGTCTGGATCAAACCCGCCCTCGTTTATTTCTCTTGATCCTGCAGCATATGGCGTTCCAGATCCATCTCTGAAATTTTTGCCTGAGCCAGTTGACATCAGGACCTCTTCCAATGGGCTACTTTGCTGTCAAGGTCTCCGTGGACTTAATGCTTACTACATCTGCAATCCTGTTACCAAGCAATGGAAAATGCTTCCCAAACCTAATGCTTCTCATGGATCTGACCCTGCTCTTGTACTCATCTTTGAACCATCTGTACTCAACTTTGTGGCAGACTACAAGCTAATTTGTGCTTTTCCTTCTGTTGATTTTGATAATGGGTATGAGTTTGAGATCTATTCCTCCAGGGAGGGTGTTTGGAAAGTTTTTGGTGAGATTTACTTTGGTAATAAGAAGCTCTTGCCAAGGTCTGGTGTTCATGTGAATGGCATTATCTATTGGCAGGCAACGGATGGTGGGATTGTTGTTTTTGACCTCGTGATGGAGCGAACACAACTTCTCTATGGTGATTATGACAGCTATAATGGATATAGATCTGGGACCCTGGGTATGATGAATGGAAAGCTTTGTTTGACCAAGGTTCATCAGCCTGGACTAGTTGTGCTCGTGTTGTCTAATGCTTACAAGAATACAATGCAGATGCGCAGCAATGTCAAGACCTGGGAACAAAAACATCAGATTTGCCTTAGTTCTTCAGTGCTAAGTGGAGCTGCTTCAAATGATCCCAATGGTAGAAATGTGCTGTTTGCGGGTGGAAATATAATTTTGGTTCGAAGTGGGGGAAAACTTTATTCATATGATATGAAGACCAAAGCAGTTCAGTGCTTGCTTGATGAACTTGATCAAGGTGCCAGGGCGGTTGCTTATGTGAACAGCCTTGTTGAAATCTAG
- the LOC107424827 gene encoding sulfite exporter TauE/SafE family protein 3 isoform X2, producing the protein MAGTDKVNPKTFSILTLVAAAAIWLVFAGFVMMSDVASAERVLKDKQPENVVDEEVKEGFFIRVIHFFWQGGKSAYQHVWPEMEFGWKIVVGSIVGFFGAALGSVGGVGGGGIFVPMLTLIVGFDPKSSTAISKCMIMGAAGSTVYYNLRLRHPTLDMPLIDYDLALLFQPMLMLGISIGVAFNVMFADWMVTVLLIILFLGTSAKALLKGIDTWKKETIMKREAEKQLESESKPGDGSEGEYKPLPSGPSASNDEAPMVRNIYWKEMAMLMYVWMAFLVVQIVKTYTETCSVKFWILNSLQVPIAVSVTLFEAICLYKGTRVIASKGKEITNWKLHQIFMYCSCGIIAGMVGGLLGLGGGFILGPLFLELGIPPQVASATSTFSMVFSSSMSVVQYHLLNRFPVPYASYFTLVATIAAFTGQHVVRKIIAVLGRASIIIFILALTIFVSAISLGGVGIANMVEKMENQEYMGFENFCHQS; encoded by the exons ATGGCTGGAACTGATAAGGTGAACCCGAAAACATTTTCGATATTGACTTTAGTAGCAGCCGCAGCAATATGGTTGGTATTCGCTGGTTTTGTCATGATGAGTGATGTTGCGAGTGCTGAGAGGGTCTTAAAAGATAAACAACCTGAAAATGTTGTTGATGAAGAGGTGAAAGAAGGATTTTTTATAAGAGTAATTCATTTTTTCTGGCAAGGTGGGAAGTCTGCTTACCAGCATGTTTGGCCT GAAATGGAGTTTGGTTGGAAAATTGTAGTAGGATCAATAGTTGGATTCTTTGGTGCAGCTTTGGGAAGTGTTGGAGGTGTTGGGGGTGGTGGAATTTTTGTCCCAATGCTGACCTTGATTGTTGGCTTTGATCCCAAGTCTTCCACTGCCATCTCTAAGT GTATGATTATGGGTGCTGCAGGATCAACTGTATACTACAATCTGAGACTTAGACACCCGACACTCGACATGCCCCTTATAGACTACGATTTGGCATTGCTTTTCCAACCAATGCTCATGCTAGGAATCAGCATTGGAGTTGCGTTCAATGTCATGTTTGCTGATTGGATGGTCACAGTTTTGCTCATCATTCTCTTCTTAG GTACATCAGCAAAAGCTTTATTGAAAGGCATTGATACATGGAAGAAAGAAACAATTATGAAGAGG GAAGCAGAAAAGCAGCTAGAATCAGAGTCTAAGCCTGGTG ATGGTTCTGAAGGAGAGTACAAACCACTACCAAGTGGTCCATCTGCTTCAAATGATGAG GCCCCTATGGTACGCAACATATACTGGAAAGAGATGGCAATGCTCATGTATGTCTGGATGGCATTTCTTGTTGTTCAGATTGTTAAG ACATATACTGAAACGTGCTCCGTCAAGTTCTGGATCCTAAACTCCTTGCAG GTACCAATTGCTGTCTCGGTTACACTCTTTGAAGCTATATGCTTGTACAAAGGCACCAGAGTCATTGCATCCAAAGGAAAGGAAATCACAAACTGGAAGTTGCATCAGATTTTTATGTACTGCTCCTGTGGTATAATAGCTGGTATGGTTGGTGGATTGCTTGGCCTTGGAGGTGGCTTCATCTTGGGACCCCTTTTCCTTGAATTGGGAATTCCTCCTCAG GTTGCAAGTGCTACATCAACCTTTTCAATGGTTTTCTCATCCTCCATGTCAGTTGTACAATATCACCTTCTCAATCGTTTCCCAGTCCCATACG CTTCTTATTTTACTTTAGTTGCAACAATTGCTGCTTTTACCGGTCAGCATGTTGTGAGAAAGATAATTGCGGTTTTAGGGAGGGCATCTATAATCATCTTCATTCTAGCCTTGACAATCTTTGTGAGCGCAATCAGTTTAG GTGGAGTGGGAATAGCAAATATGGTTGAAAAGATGGAGAACCAAGAGTACATGGGTTTTGAAAACTTCTGTCACCAGTCTTGA
- the LOC107424843 gene encoding U1 small nuclear ribonucleoprotein 70 kDa isoform X1: protein MGDYNDAFMRNQNSAVQARTKAQNRANVLQLKLIGQSHPTGLTNNLLKLFEPRPPLEFKPPPEKRKCPPLTGVAQFVSKFAEPGDPEYAPPVQKGETPVERRARIHKLRLEKGAEKAAEELEKYDPANDPNVTGDPYKTLFVARLNYETTESRIRREFDTYGPIKRIRLVTAKDSNKPRGYAFIEYMHTRDMKAAYKQADGKKIEGRRVLVDVERGRTVPNWRPRRLGGGLGTTRVGGEEVNQRYSGREQQQSGGRPQSEEPRVREDRLGDRDREKSRERGRDREREREKSREKSHERSRSHDKSRDRDHREDRHHRDRDKNRDRDRERERDRGRERDRPRERDRGRDRGRDYERDRDRDRDRERDRDRPRERDRDYDVEEPDNDHNRFRDRESRDHDRHGERERDYDHAAPEDDQGWYEQPEHEHYERRRGQYDNLEVQDNDDRYDHYHEHGNDRYDRTDDYHYERGPSESRERTRDLDREHRRSERSLSQEYEY from the exons ATGGGAGACTACAACGATGCGTTCATGCGCAACCAAAACTCAGCAGTTCAGGCCCGCACCAAGGCGCAGAACCGTGCCAATGTCCTCCAGCTCAAGCTG ATTGGGCAGAGTCATCCTACTGGTTTAACCAACAACCTCTTGAAACTCTTTGAGCCGCGACCTCCATTGGAGTTTAAACCACCTCCAGAAAAACGCAAATGCCCGCCGCTGACAG GTGTAGCGCAGTTTGTGAGTAAGTTTGCTGAGCCTGGAGATCCTGAGTATGCCCCACCTGTCCAAAAGGGTGAAACTCCT GTAGAAAGAAGGGCTAGAATACACAAGTTAAGACTTGAGAAGGGTGCAGAGAAAGCAGCAGAGGAGCTAGAGAAAT ATGATCCTGCTAATGACCCAAACGTTACTGGAGATCCCTACAAGACTTTGTTTGTGGCTAGACTT AATTATGAGACAACTGAGAGCAGAATTAGAAGGGAGTTTGACACATATGGGCCTATCAAGAGG ATTCGATTAGTTACTGCTAAAGATTCAAATAAGCCCAGAGGTTATGCATTCATTGAGTACATGCATACACGGGACATGAAAG CTGCATATAAACAAGCTGATGGAAAGAAGATCGAAGGTAGAAGGGTGCTTGTTGATGTTGAACGTGGTAGAACTGTTCCAAATTGGAGACCTCGCCGATTGGGTGGTGGGCTTGGAACTACAAGGGTTGGAGGTGAAGAAGTTAATCAGAGGTATTCTGGGAG GGAGCAACAACAATCAGGAGGACGACCACAGTCTGAGGAGCCAAGGGTGAGAGAGGATCGGCTTGGAGATCG GGATAGGGAAAAATCACGGGAAAGGGGAAGGGACAGGGAGAGAGAACGAGAGAAGTCACGAGAGAAGTCACATGAACGCTCTCGCTCGCATGATAAGTCTAGGGATCGTGATCATAGGGAGGACAGACACCACAGGGATCGTGATAAGAACAGGGACAGAGATAGAGAAAGGGAAAGAGATCGTGGTCGTGAACGTGACCGGCCTCGTGAACGTGATAGAGGACGGGATCGTGGTCGCGACTATGAGCGTGACCGGGATAGAGATAGAGATCGAGAGCGTGATCGAGATCGCCCTCGTGAAAGGGACAGGGATTATGATGTTGAGGAACCTGATAATGACCACAACCGGTTCCGTGATAGGGAGTCAAGGGACCACGACCGACATGGTGAAAGAGAGCGGGATTATGATCATGCTGCACCAGAAGATGATCAAGGGTGGTATGAGCAACCAGAGCATGAGCACTATGAGCGTCGTCGTGGGCAGTATGATAATTTGGAGGTTCAGGATAACGATGACCGTTatgatcattatcatgagcATGGAAACGATCGTTATGATCGAACAGATGATTACCATTATGAACGTGGACCATCTGAGTCACGGGAGAGAACTCGAGATCTGGATCGCGAGCATCGTCGCTCAGAAAGGTCACTTTCTCAGGAGTACGAGTATTAG
- the LOC107424827 gene encoding sulfite exporter TauE/SafE family protein 3 isoform X1, producing MAGTDKVNPKTFSILTLVAAAAIWLVFAGFVMMSDVASAERVLKDKQPENVVDEEVKEGFFIRVIHFFWQGGKSAYQHVWPEMEFGWKIVVGSIVGFFGAALGSVGGVGGGGIFVPMLTLIVGFDPKSSTAISKCMIMGAAGSTVYYNLRLRHPTLDMPLIDYDLALLFQPMLMLGISIGVAFNVMFADWMVTVLLIILFLGTSAKALLKGIDTWKKETIMKREAEKQLESESKPGDGSEGEYKPLPSGPSASNDEVAPMVRNIYWKEMAMLMYVWMAFLVVQIVKTYTETCSVKFWILNSLQVPIAVSVTLFEAICLYKGTRVIASKGKEITNWKLHQIFMYCSCGIIAGMVGGLLGLGGGFILGPLFLELGIPPQVASATSTFSMVFSSSMSVVQYHLLNRFPVPYASYFTLVATIAAFTGQHVVRKIIAVLGRASIIIFILALTIFVSAISLGGVGIANMVEKMENQEYMGFENFCHQS from the exons ATGGCTGGAACTGATAAGGTGAACCCGAAAACATTTTCGATATTGACTTTAGTAGCAGCCGCAGCAATATGGTTGGTATTCGCTGGTTTTGTCATGATGAGTGATGTTGCGAGTGCTGAGAGGGTCTTAAAAGATAAACAACCTGAAAATGTTGTTGATGAAGAGGTGAAAGAAGGATTTTTTATAAGAGTAATTCATTTTTTCTGGCAAGGTGGGAAGTCTGCTTACCAGCATGTTTGGCCT GAAATGGAGTTTGGTTGGAAAATTGTAGTAGGATCAATAGTTGGATTCTTTGGTGCAGCTTTGGGAAGTGTTGGAGGTGTTGGGGGTGGTGGAATTTTTGTCCCAATGCTGACCTTGATTGTTGGCTTTGATCCCAAGTCTTCCACTGCCATCTCTAAGT GTATGATTATGGGTGCTGCAGGATCAACTGTATACTACAATCTGAGACTTAGACACCCGACACTCGACATGCCCCTTATAGACTACGATTTGGCATTGCTTTTCCAACCAATGCTCATGCTAGGAATCAGCATTGGAGTTGCGTTCAATGTCATGTTTGCTGATTGGATGGTCACAGTTTTGCTCATCATTCTCTTCTTAG GTACATCAGCAAAAGCTTTATTGAAAGGCATTGATACATGGAAGAAAGAAACAATTATGAAGAGG GAAGCAGAAAAGCAGCTAGAATCAGAGTCTAAGCCTGGTG ATGGTTCTGAAGGAGAGTACAAACCACTACCAAGTGGTCCATCTGCTTCAAATGATGAGGTG GCCCCTATGGTACGCAACATATACTGGAAAGAGATGGCAATGCTCATGTATGTCTGGATGGCATTTCTTGTTGTTCAGATTGTTAAG ACATATACTGAAACGTGCTCCGTCAAGTTCTGGATCCTAAACTCCTTGCAG GTACCAATTGCTGTCTCGGTTACACTCTTTGAAGCTATATGCTTGTACAAAGGCACCAGAGTCATTGCATCCAAAGGAAAGGAAATCACAAACTGGAAGTTGCATCAGATTTTTATGTACTGCTCCTGTGGTATAATAGCTGGTATGGTTGGTGGATTGCTTGGCCTTGGAGGTGGCTTCATCTTGGGACCCCTTTTCCTTGAATTGGGAATTCCTCCTCAG GTTGCAAGTGCTACATCAACCTTTTCAATGGTTTTCTCATCCTCCATGTCAGTTGTACAATATCACCTTCTCAATCGTTTCCCAGTCCCATACG CTTCTTATTTTACTTTAGTTGCAACAATTGCTGCTTTTACCGGTCAGCATGTTGTGAGAAAGATAATTGCGGTTTTAGGGAGGGCATCTATAATCATCTTCATTCTAGCCTTGACAATCTTTGTGAGCGCAATCAGTTTAG GTGGAGTGGGAATAGCAAATATGGTTGAAAAGATGGAGAACCAAGAGTACATGGGTTTTGAAAACTTCTGTCACCAGTCTTGA
- the LOC107424813 gene encoding F-box protein At5g07610 isoform X2, translating to MPVQGAGDQTEHLMDRGKKENQFITNKNSKIYMDLKDIIREHVLSFLPAKSLSRFRAVCRDWKLQISTPFFAHNQSNGFHEISGFFCQSGSNPPSFISLDPAAYGVPDPSLKFLPEPVDIRTSSNGLLCCQGLRGLNAYYICNPVTKQWKMLPKPNASHGSDPALVLIFEPSVLNFVADYKLICAFPSVDFDNGYEFEIYSSREGVWKVFGEIYFGNKKLLPRSGVHVNGIIYWQATDGGIVVFDLVMERTQLLYGDYDSYNGYRSGTLGMMNGKLCLTKVHQPGLVVLVLSNAYKNTMQMRSNVKTWEQKHQICLSSSVLSGAASNDPNGRNVLFAGGNIILVRSGGKLYSYDMKTKAVQCLLDELDQGARAVAYVNSLVEI from the exons ATGCCAG TTCAAGGTGCAGGAGATCAAACTGAACATTTAATGGAtcgaggaaagaaagaaaatcagtTTATTACTAACAAGAACAGTAAGATCTACATGGATCTCAAAGACATTATTAGGGAGCATGTCCTCTCATTTCTTCCTGCCAAATCACTTTCCAGATTCAGAGCAGTTTGTAGGGACTGGAAGCTTCAGATTTCTACTCCTTTCTTTGCTCACAACCagtcaaatggttttcacgaaATTTCTGGCTTTTTCTGCCAGTCTGGATCAAACCCGCCCTCGTTTATTTCTCTTGATCCTGCAGCATATGGCGTTCCAGATCCATCTCTGAAATTTTTGCCTGAGCCAGTTGACATCAGGACCTCTTCCAATGGGCTACTTTGCTGTCAAGGTCTCCGTGGACTTAATGCTTACTACATCTGCAATCCTGTTACCAAGCAATGGAAAATGCTTCCCAAACCTAATGCTTCTCATGGATCTGACCCTGCTCTTGTACTCATCTTTGAACCATCTGTACTCAACTTTGTGGCAGACTACAAGCTAATTTGTGCTTTTCCTTCTGTTGATTTTGATAATGGGTATGAGTTTGAGATCTATTCCTCCAGGGAGGGTGTTTGGAAAGTTTTTGGTGAGATTTACTTTGGTAATAAGAAGCTCTTGCCAAGGTCTGGTGTTCATGTGAATGGCATTATCTATTGGCAGGCAACGGATGGTGGGATTGTTGTTTTTGACCTCGTGATGGAGCGAACACAACTTCTCTATGGTGATTATGACAGCTATAATGGATATAGATCTGGGACCCTGGGTATGATGAATGGAAAGCTTTGTTTGACCAAGGTTCATCAGCCTGGACTAGTTGTGCTCGTGTTGTCTAATGCTTACAAGAATACAATGCAGATGCGCAGCAATGTCAAGACCTGGGAACAAAAACATCAGATTTGCCTTAGTTCTTCAGTGCTAAGTGGAGCTGCTTCAAATGATCCCAATGGTAGAAATGTGCTGTTTGCGGGTGGAAATATAATTTTGGTTCGAAGTGGGGGAAAACTTTATTCATATGATATGAAGACCAAAGCAGTTCAGTGCTTGCTTGATGAACTTGATCAAGGTGCCAGGGCGGTTGCTTATGTGAACAGCCTTGTTGAAATCTAG
- the LOC107424813 gene encoding F-box protein At5g07610 isoform X1 gives MPGEIFVAVQGAGDQTEHLMDRGKKENQFITNKNSKIYMDLKDIIREHVLSFLPAKSLSRFRAVCRDWKLQISTPFFAHNQSNGFHEISGFFCQSGSNPPSFISLDPAAYGVPDPSLKFLPEPVDIRTSSNGLLCCQGLRGLNAYYICNPVTKQWKMLPKPNASHGSDPALVLIFEPSVLNFVADYKLICAFPSVDFDNGYEFEIYSSREGVWKVFGEIYFGNKKLLPRSGVHVNGIIYWQATDGGIVVFDLVMERTQLLYGDYDSYNGYRSGTLGMMNGKLCLTKVHQPGLVVLVLSNAYKNTMQMRSNVKTWEQKHQICLSSSVLSGAASNDPNGRNVLFAGGNIILVRSGGKLYSYDMKTKAVQCLLDELDQGARAVAYVNSLVEI, from the exons ATGCCAGGTGAAATT TTTGTTGCAGTTCAAGGTGCAGGAGATCAAACTGAACATTTAATGGAtcgaggaaagaaagaaaatcagtTTATTACTAACAAGAACAGTAAGATCTACATGGATCTCAAAGACATTATTAGGGAGCATGTCCTCTCATTTCTTCCTGCCAAATCACTTTCCAGATTCAGAGCAGTTTGTAGGGACTGGAAGCTTCAGATTTCTACTCCTTTCTTTGCTCACAACCagtcaaatggttttcacgaaATTTCTGGCTTTTTCTGCCAGTCTGGATCAAACCCGCCCTCGTTTATTTCTCTTGATCCTGCAGCATATGGCGTTCCAGATCCATCTCTGAAATTTTTGCCTGAGCCAGTTGACATCAGGACCTCTTCCAATGGGCTACTTTGCTGTCAAGGTCTCCGTGGACTTAATGCTTACTACATCTGCAATCCTGTTACCAAGCAATGGAAAATGCTTCCCAAACCTAATGCTTCTCATGGATCTGACCCTGCTCTTGTACTCATCTTTGAACCATCTGTACTCAACTTTGTGGCAGACTACAAGCTAATTTGTGCTTTTCCTTCTGTTGATTTTGATAATGGGTATGAGTTTGAGATCTATTCCTCCAGGGAGGGTGTTTGGAAAGTTTTTGGTGAGATTTACTTTGGTAATAAGAAGCTCTTGCCAAGGTCTGGTGTTCATGTGAATGGCATTATCTATTGGCAGGCAACGGATGGTGGGATTGTTGTTTTTGACCTCGTGATGGAGCGAACACAACTTCTCTATGGTGATTATGACAGCTATAATGGATATAGATCTGGGACCCTGGGTATGATGAATGGAAAGCTTTGTTTGACCAAGGTTCATCAGCCTGGACTAGTTGTGCTCGTGTTGTCTAATGCTTACAAGAATACAATGCAGATGCGCAGCAATGTCAAGACCTGGGAACAAAAACATCAGATTTGCCTTAGTTCTTCAGTGCTAAGTGGAGCTGCTTCAAATGATCCCAATGGTAGAAATGTGCTGTTTGCGGGTGGAAATATAATTTTGGTTCGAAGTGGGGGAAAACTTTATTCATATGATATGAAGACCAAAGCAGTTCAGTGCTTGCTTGATGAACTTGATCAAGGTGCCAGGGCGGTTGCTTATGTGAACAGCCTTGTTGAAATCTAG
- the LOC107424843 gene encoding U1 small nuclear ribonucleoprotein 70 kDa isoform X2, producing MGDYNDAFMRNQNSAVQARTKAQNRANVLQLKLIGQSHPTGLTNNLLKLFEPRPPLEFKPPPEKRKCPPLTGVAQFVSKFAEPGDPEYAPPVQKGETPVERRARIHKLRLEKGAEKAAEELEKYDPANDPNVTGDPYKTLFVARLNYETTESRIRREFDTYGPIKRIRLVTAKDSNKPRGYAFIEYMHTRDMKAAYKQADGKKIEGRRVLVDVERGRTVPNWRPRRLGGGLGTTRVGGEEVNQREQQQSGGRPQSEEPRVREDRLGDRDREKSRERGRDREREREKSREKSHERSRSHDKSRDRDHREDRHHRDRDKNRDRDRERERDRGRERDRPRERDRGRDRGRDYERDRDRDRDRERDRDRPRERDRDYDVEEPDNDHNRFRDRESRDHDRHGERERDYDHAAPEDDQGWYEQPEHEHYERRRGQYDNLEVQDNDDRYDHYHEHGNDRYDRTDDYHYERGPSESRERTRDLDREHRRSERSLSQEYEY from the exons ATGGGAGACTACAACGATGCGTTCATGCGCAACCAAAACTCAGCAGTTCAGGCCCGCACCAAGGCGCAGAACCGTGCCAATGTCCTCCAGCTCAAGCTG ATTGGGCAGAGTCATCCTACTGGTTTAACCAACAACCTCTTGAAACTCTTTGAGCCGCGACCTCCATTGGAGTTTAAACCACCTCCAGAAAAACGCAAATGCCCGCCGCTGACAG GTGTAGCGCAGTTTGTGAGTAAGTTTGCTGAGCCTGGAGATCCTGAGTATGCCCCACCTGTCCAAAAGGGTGAAACTCCT GTAGAAAGAAGGGCTAGAATACACAAGTTAAGACTTGAGAAGGGTGCAGAGAAAGCAGCAGAGGAGCTAGAGAAAT ATGATCCTGCTAATGACCCAAACGTTACTGGAGATCCCTACAAGACTTTGTTTGTGGCTAGACTT AATTATGAGACAACTGAGAGCAGAATTAGAAGGGAGTTTGACACATATGGGCCTATCAAGAGG ATTCGATTAGTTACTGCTAAAGATTCAAATAAGCCCAGAGGTTATGCATTCATTGAGTACATGCATACACGGGACATGAAAG CTGCATATAAACAAGCTGATGGAAAGAAGATCGAAGGTAGAAGGGTGCTTGTTGATGTTGAACGTGGTAGAACTGTTCCAAATTGGAGACCTCGCCGATTGGGTGGTGGGCTTGGAACTACAAGGGTTGGAGGTGAAGAAGTTAATCAGAG GGAGCAACAACAATCAGGAGGACGACCACAGTCTGAGGAGCCAAGGGTGAGAGAGGATCGGCTTGGAGATCG GGATAGGGAAAAATCACGGGAAAGGGGAAGGGACAGGGAGAGAGAACGAGAGAAGTCACGAGAGAAGTCACATGAACGCTCTCGCTCGCATGATAAGTCTAGGGATCGTGATCATAGGGAGGACAGACACCACAGGGATCGTGATAAGAACAGGGACAGAGATAGAGAAAGGGAAAGAGATCGTGGTCGTGAACGTGACCGGCCTCGTGAACGTGATAGAGGACGGGATCGTGGTCGCGACTATGAGCGTGACCGGGATAGAGATAGAGATCGAGAGCGTGATCGAGATCGCCCTCGTGAAAGGGACAGGGATTATGATGTTGAGGAACCTGATAATGACCACAACCGGTTCCGTGATAGGGAGTCAAGGGACCACGACCGACATGGTGAAAGAGAGCGGGATTATGATCATGCTGCACCAGAAGATGATCAAGGGTGGTATGAGCAACCAGAGCATGAGCACTATGAGCGTCGTCGTGGGCAGTATGATAATTTGGAGGTTCAGGATAACGATGACCGTTatgatcattatcatgagcATGGAAACGATCGTTATGATCGAACAGATGATTACCATTATGAACGTGGACCATCTGAGTCACGGGAGAGAACTCGAGATCTGGATCGCGAGCATCGTCGCTCAGAAAGGTCACTTTCTCAGGAGTACGAGTATTAG